The Pan paniscus chromosome 1, NHGRI_mPanPan1-v2.0_pri, whole genome shotgun sequence genome has a segment encoding these proteins:
- the LOC117979561 gene encoding PRAME family member 1-like isoform X2: protein MKGGKAHQTCAFHNRTSVLTGLVITNDPVSDSLSVKGCFELQERCLQNPLENLELTYGYLLEEDMKCLSQYASLGYLKHLNLSYVLLFRISLEPLGALLEKIAASLKTLILEGCQIHYSQLSAILPGLSRCSQLTTFYFGRNCMSMGALKDLLRHTRGLSKLSPETYPAPEESLNSLVRVNWEIFTPLRAELMCTLREVRQPKRIFIGPTPCPSCGSSPSEELELHLCC from the exons ATGAAAGGAGGGAAAGCACATCAAACCTGTGCATTTCACAATAGAACGTCTGTCCTCACCGGCTTAGTGATCACGAATGATCCTGTCTCTGATTCCCTGTCTGTAAAAGGTTGTTTTGAACTCCAGGAAAG GTGCCTCCAGAACCCCTTGGAGAACTTGGAATTAACTTATGGCTACCTATTGGAAGAAGACATGAAGTGTCTCTCCCAGTACGCAAGCCTCGGTTACCTAAAGCATCTGAATCTCAGCTACGTGCTGCTGTTCCGCATCAGTCTTGAACCCCTCGGAGCTCTGCTGGAGAAAATTGCTGCCTCTCTCAAAACCCTCATCTTGGAGGGCTGTCAGATCCACTACTCCCAACTCAGTGCCATCCTGCCTGGCCTGAGCCGCTGCTCCCAGCTCACCACCTTCTACTTTGGCAGAAATTGTATGTCTATGGGCGCCCTGAAGGACCTGCTGCGCCACACCCGTGGGCTGAGCAAGTTAAGCCCGGAGACGTATCCTGCCCCTGAGGAGAGTTTGAATTCCTTGGTTCGTGTCAATTGGGAGATCTTCACCCCACTTCGGGCTGAGCTGATGTGTACACTGAGGGAAGTCAGGCAGCCCAAGAGGATCTTCATtggccccaccccctgcccttccTGTGGCTCATCACCGTCTGAGGAACTGGAGCTCCATCTTTGCTGCTAG
- the LOC117979561 gene encoding PRAME family member 1-like isoform X1: MSIQTPPSLLELAGQSLLRDQALSISAMEELPRVLYLPLFMEAFRRRHFQTLTVMVQAWPFTCLPLGSLMKKLHLETFKALLEGLHMLLTQKDRPRRWKLQVLDLRDVDENFWAIWPGAWALSCFPETMSKRQTAEDCPRMGEHQPLKVFIDICLKEIPQDECLRYLFQWVYQRRGLVHLCCSKLVNYLTPIKYLRKSLKIIYLNSIQELEIGNMSWPRLIRKLCCYLKEMKNLRKLVFSRCHHYTSDNELEGRLVAKFSSVFLRLEHLQLLKIKLITFFNGHLEQLIRCLQNPLENLELTYGYLLEEDMKCLSQYASLGYLKHLNLSYVLLFRISLEPLGALLEKIAASLKTLILEGCQIHYSQLSAILPGLSRCSQLTTFYFGRNCMSMGALKDLLRHTRGLSKLSPETYPAPEESLNSLVRVNWEIFTPLRAELMCTLREVRQPKRIFIGPTPCPSCGSSPSEELELHLCC, translated from the exons ATGAGCATCCAGACCCCACCCAGCCTCCTGGAGCTGGCAGGGCAGAGCCTGCTGAGAGACCAGGCCTTGTCCATCTCTGCCATGGAGGAGCTGCCCAGGGTGCTGTATCTCCCACTCTTCATGGAGGCCTTCCGCAGGAGACACTTCCAGACTCTGACGgtgatggtgcaggcctggcccttcacctgcctccctctgggatcaCTGATGAAGAAGCTTCATTTGGAGACCTTCAAAGCATTGCTGGAAGGGCTTCATATGCTGCTTACACAGAAGGATCGCCCCAG GAGGTGGAAACTTCAAGTGCTGGATTTGCGGGATGTTGACGAGAATTTCTGGGCCATATGGCCTGGAGCCTGGGCCCTGTCCTGCTTCCCAGAGACCATGAGTAAGAGGCAGACAGCAGAGGACTGTCCAAGGATGGGAGAGCACCAGCCCTTAAAGGTGTTCATAGACATCTGCCTAAAGGAAATACCCCAGGATGAATGCCTGAGATACCTCTTTCAGTGGGTTTACCAAAGGAGAGGTTTAGTACACCTGTGCTGTAGTAAGCTGGTCAATTATCTAACGCCAATTAAATATCTCAGAAAGTCATTGAAAATAATATACTTGAATAGTATTCAAGAGCTGGAAATTGGCAACATGTCCTGGCCACGTCTGATAAGAAAGCTTTGTTGTTACCTGAAGGAGATGAAGAATCTTCGCAAACTCGTTTTCTCCAGGTGCCATCATTACACGTCAGATAATGAACTCGAAGGACGGTTAGTTGCCAAATTCAGCTctgtgttcctcaggctggaaCACCTCCagttgcttaaaataaaattgatcacCTTCTTCAATGGGCACCTGGAACAGCTGATCAG GTGCCTCCAGAACCCCTTGGAGAACTTGGAATTAACTTATGGCTACCTATTGGAAGAAGACATGAAGTGTCTCTCCCAGTACGCAAGCCTCGGTTACCTAAAGCATCTGAATCTCAGCTACGTGCTGCTGTTCCGCATCAGTCTTGAACCCCTCGGAGCTCTGCTGGAGAAAATTGCTGCCTCTCTCAAAACCCTCATCTTGGAGGGCTGTCAGATCCACTACTCCCAACTCAGTGCCATCCTGCCTGGCCTGAGCCGCTGCTCCCAGCTCACCACCTTCTACTTTGGCAGAAATTGTATGTCTATGGGCGCCCTGAAGGACCTGCTGCGCCACACCCGTGGGCTGAGCAAGTTAAGCCCGGAGACGTATCCTGCCCCTGAGGAGAGTTTGAATTCCTTGGTTCGTGTCAATTGGGAGATCTTCACCCCACTTCGGGCTGAGCTGATGTGTACACTGAGGGAAGTCAGGCAGCCCAAGAGGATCTTCATtggccccaccccctgcccttccTGTGGCTCATCACCGTCTGAGGAACTGGAGCTCCATCTTTGCTGCTAG